The region CGCGCGCAAGGGCGTGGTGCTCTTCATATCCTCGGTCGGGGCCGACATGGCAGCCGCTCGCGGCGCGCCCTATCACTCGTCCAAAGCGGCCGTGAACGCGCTCGCGCGCGTCCTCGCCAAGGAGGTCGCCTCCGCCGGCGTACGGGTCAACTGCATCGCGCCGGGTCTCGTGCGCTCCGACATGGGAAACAAGCTGATCGGATTCTTCGGCGAGGGGCTCGTCCAGACGATCCCGCTCGGCCGCGCCGGCGAGCCCGTCGACATCGGACGGGCGGCCGTCTTCCTCGCCTCCGATGACGGTGGATGGATCACGGGCAAGATCCTCCGCGTCGACGGCGGCGCCTGCATGTAGGGGCTTGCGGGGTGGTGCAGCGACCTGATTTCCCCGTTGACAGGGCGCGTCACCGAAGATACTGAACGTTTAGTATGTCGCCCGTCGGCCGGCCCAGGCGAGCGGAGCGCGCCGAACCCTCGCGCAAGCACTTGATGGCGGCAGCCATCGATTGCTTCGCCCGCCTCGGCTACCAGGGCACCTCGATCGACCGCATCGCCCGCCACGCGGGCGTGACCAAAGGCGCGCTCTACTACCACTTCCGGGACAAGGAAGAGCTCCTCTTCGAGGCCGTGAGCGACCGCGTCGGCGGCTTCGAGCAGCACGTGCTCGCCGAGGTCGGGCCGTCGATCGACACGATCGGCGCGCTCCGCCGGGTCATCGACGCCTGCTTCTTTCACGCCACGGTTTCGAACCACCGGCGCTTCATCATCACCCTCATGGTCGAGGCGCTCGACACGAATCCGCAGCTCTCGGCCAAGTTCCAGCGCATCCTGCGGCGCATGCGCGCCTTCCTCGCCGAGGTCGTGCGGCGCGGTCAGGAGGCCGGGACGGTTCGAGCCGAGCTCGACGCCGAGCAAACGGCGGCGCTCGTCGCCGGCGCGATCATGGGAGCCGAGATTCAACACTACCAGGATCCCGCCGAGGTCGATCTCCGCAGGGTCCTGGACACGCTGGTCGTGCAGCTCGCCGACTGGCTGACGCCGCGATCCAGGGCGGTCGCGACGACGGGAGGCTACGAAGCATGATCAACTTTCAGCCGTCGGAGGAGCAGGAGCTCCTGCGCAAGACGCTCGCCTCCTTTGCGCGCGAGGTCGTGCGGCCGAATGCGCGCGAGGCCGACGAGAAGGAGCACGTCCCGGCGCCCGTCGTCGACAAGGGCTGGGAGCTCGGGCTCGTCCAGGACGCGATCCCCGAGGGCCTGGGCGGCTACGGCAGCCCCCGCTCGGCGATCGGGGGTACGTTCATCCTGGAGGAGCTCGGCTACGGGAGCCTCGGCGTCGCGCTCCACCTCGTGACACCCCGTCTGTTCACGATCCCGCTGCTGGTGGCCGGTACCGACGAGCAGCGCGCCAAGTGGCTTCCGAAGTTCGCCGGAACGAGCTTCGCGGTCGGGACCGCCGCCTTCACGGAGCCCCGCTGGGACTTCGACCCGACCACCCTCGCCACCAGGGCCGAGCGCAGCGGCGCCGACTGGGTCCTCACCGGTGAGAAGTGCTTCGTCCCGCTCGCCGACAAAGCCGAGGCGATCCTCGTCTACGCGACCGCGCCGGACGGCCTCGCCGCGTTCGTCGTCGAACCTGGAGCGAACGGGCTCACCGTCGGCGAGCGCGAGAAGAACATGGGGATCAAGGCCCTCGACACCTTCGGCCTGACGCTTGCGGGGGTGCGCGTCCCCGCCGCCAGCCGGCTCGGCGGCGACGGAGCGAAGCTACAGGCGCTGGTCGACGCGCAGCACGTGGCCAGCGCCGCGGCGGCGGTGGGCGTCGGACGGGCCGCGTTCGACTATGCGCGCGACTATGCCAAGGAGCGCACGGCGTTCGGCGTGCCGATCGCGACCAAGCAGGCGATCGCGTTCATGCTCTCGAACATGGCGATCGAGATCGACGCCATGCGCCTGCTCGCCTGGGAAGCGGCGTGGCGGCTCGACCAGAGCCTCCCCGCCACACGGGAAGCGTACCTGGCCAAGCAGTACGCCGCCGACGCCGTGCTGAAGATCGCCGACAACGCCCTCCAGGTGCTGGGCGGCCACGGATACATCCGCGACCATCTGGTCGAGCTGTTCCTGCGCGACGCGCGCAGCTTCGGCACGATCGATGGCGTCGCCATCGTCTGACGAGAGGAGCTGGGACCATGATCGACTTCGAGCTGTCCGAAACCGTCAAGGGCATGCAGACCATGATCCACATGCTCGCCGAGCAGGCGATGCGCCCGATCTCCCGCGAGTACGACGAGCGGGAGCACGAGAAGCCGTGGGACTTCCTCAACACGATGTGGAACGTCTCGCGCGGCGCCAGCATGACCGGCGAGGGCGGCGAAAAGACCGAGAAGAAGGAGCGTCGCGGGCCGTCCGAGCAGAACCTCAACATGTGCGTGACCGTCGAGGAGCTGTGCTGGGGCGACTGTGGCCTCTACCTCTCGATCCCGAACTCGGGTCTGGGCGGTGCCGCCGTCGCCGCGGCGGGCACGCCGGAGCAGAAGGAGCGCTTCCTCGCCCGCTTCCGGGAGGGCGAGCCCAAGTGGGGCGCCATGGCGATCACCGAGCCGCACTGCGGATCGGACAGCTCGGCCATCCAGACGACGGCGGTGAAGGACGGCGACCACTGGGTGCTCAACGGAACGAAGATCTTCTGTACGAGCGGCCTCATGGCGGCCGAGAAGTCG is a window of Candidatus Eisenbacteria bacterium DNA encoding:
- a CDS encoding acyl-CoA dehydrogenase family protein, whose amino-acid sequence is MINFQPSEEQELLRKTLASFAREVVRPNAREADEKEHVPAPVVDKGWELGLVQDAIPEGLGGYGSPRSAIGGTFILEELGYGSLGVALHLVTPRLFTIPLLVAGTDEQRAKWLPKFAGTSFAVGTAAFTEPRWDFDPTTLATRAERSGADWVLTGEKCFVPLADKAEAILVYATAPDGLAAFVVEPGANGLTVGEREKNMGIKALDTFGLTLAGVRVPAASRLGGDGAKLQALVDAQHVASAAAAVGVGRAAFDYARDYAKERTAFGVPIATKQAIAFMLSNMAIEIDAMRLLAWEAAWRLDQSLPATREAYLAKQYAADAVLKIADNALQVLGGHGYIRDHLVELFLRDARSFGTIDGVAIV
- a CDS encoding TetR/AcrR family transcriptional regulator encodes the protein MAAAIDCFARLGYQGTSIDRIARHAGVTKGALYYHFRDKEELLFEAVSDRVGGFEQHVLAEVGPSIDTIGALRRVIDACFFHATVSNHRRFIITLMVEALDTNPQLSAKFQRILRRMRAFLAEVVRRGQEAGTVRAELDAEQTAALVAGAIMGAEIQHYQDPAEVDLRRVLDTLVVQLADWLTPRSRAVATTGGYEA